CGTAGAGCCATCGTCGAAGGTAGGGCGACTCGCCACGAGTAAGTTCCGACTTCGCGTCACCTGTCGAGAGTCGAACCAACCGAAGCCAGCCCTCCCGTGCGGCGCAAGTAGGGAGGTTTTTTAGTGAACCAACGGCAACTCACGGACATGAGTACGCAAGAATCACACGAGGACCACGGGCACCACGGGCACCACCTCCCGGCTGTCGAGGACTGGCCGCGAGGGTTCGGCGAGGCGTCGTGGTGGCCGTTCGTCACTGCACTCGGCGGCGCGGGGTTGTACGTCGGCGCGGCGCTGTACATCGTCGCGTTGGGCAACCCCGACCTCCTGCCGACGATAGCCGGTCCCGCCGTCTTCGTCGGGAGCGTCGGCCTGTTCCTCGTCGGCATCTACGGCTGGGTGTACCACGCGTTCGTGAGCCACTTCTGGTCGCGCGACACGAGCGCGAACGGCTCGATGGCGCTCAAGTGGGGGATGGTCGCGTTCCTCGGCTCCGAACTCGCGACATTCGGCGCGGTGTTCACGTACTACTTCTTCATCCGCGCAGGAACGTGGCCGCCGCAGGAGCTCCCGCACCTGCTCGGGTCGCTCGTGCTGGCGAACACAGCGCTGCTCATCGCGTCGAGTTTCACGCTCCACTGGGCGCACGTCGCCATCCGCCGCGAGAATCGCCGTCAGTTCATCCTCGGTCTCGTCGTAACGCTCGTCCTCGGCGCGGTGTTCATCGCCGGGCAGGTGCTCGAGTACTACGAGTTCATCGTCAACGAGGGGTTCACCTTCACGAGCGGCATCTTCGCGAGCGCGTTCTTCGGCCTCACCGGTCTCCACGGACTGCACGTCAGCCTCGGCGCGGTGCTTCTGGGCATCGTCCTCGTCCGCGCGCTCGCCGGGCAGTACTCCGCCGACCGCCACGTCTCGGTCAGCACCGCCTCGATGTACTGGCACTTCGTCGACATCGTCTGGATCTTCCTCGTCGTCGTGCTGTACGCCGGTGCGGAAGTCGGCGGGGCGTAATCGGCAAGTCGG
This genomic stretch from Haloprofundus salilacus harbors:
- a CDS encoding cytochrome c oxidase subunit 3, producing the protein MSTQESHEDHGHHGHHLPAVEDWPRGFGEASWWPFVTALGGAGLYVGAALYIVALGNPDLLPTIAGPAVFVGSVGLFLVGIYGWVYHAFVSHFWSRDTSANGSMALKWGMVAFLGSELATFGAVFTYYFFIRAGTWPPQELPHLLGSLVLANTALLIASSFTLHWAHVAIRRENRRQFILGLVVTLVLGAVFIAGQVLEYYEFIVNEGFTFTSGIFASAFFGLTGLHGLHVSLGAVLLGIVLVRALAGQYSADRHVSVSTASMYWHFVDIVWIFLVVVLYAGAEVGGA